A genomic stretch from Pieris napi chromosome 18, ilPieNapi1.2, whole genome shotgun sequence includes:
- the LOC125058170 gene encoding UDP-glucosyltransferase 2-like, whose amino-acid sequence MVLFLAVLLIKFAFCDSSNILFLAIIPLHSHQSALRPVYVDLASRGHQMTVVSCFQPNEVHENITHIYLKQILHGLSQFLGDDMKATDTLKSQQFTTFRGLNYALESILKDDMRELIKSGKKFDLIITEACVRFSTVFSEVFQSPMVLISTLGGSFDTFRMVSSPEQPILYPIGIRKRFTNLTEMEKVVETYRHFDLLKLFYDMGEFDEEMVRKYLGDDFPSIHEINNNIDLIMLNLHPLWDSNRPVPSNVIYLGGLQLQEHKELSQDLQTILDGSKEVIFMSFGSAVRSSILNRKKIDMFVKVLSELPYTVLWKWDTEVENLPENFIIRKWFPQRDLLRHPKIKLFITQGGLQSVDESIDARVPMVGVPVLWDQFYNVHKIADLQIGVMCDVQTVSEEQFRNAVVDVLTDQRYRININKLRNVMNEKRQRSLEKAIWWIEYVAQHKGAKHLRSPAFNMSIREYYELDLVLSVILFIMIIMFLVIRLLKYCCVLCIGVRRDTKVRLE is encoded by the exons ATGGTGCTGTTTTTAGCAGTtctgttaataaaatttgcgTTTTGTGATAGTTCGAACATTTTATTTCTGGCCATAATACCGCTGCACAGTCACCAGTCAGCCTTAAGACCTGTGTACGTGGATTTGGCCAGCCGGGGTCATCAGATGACGGTGGTTTCATGTTTTCAACCGAACGAAGTACACGAAAATATAACGCACATATATTTGAAGCAGATTTTACACGGTCTCTCCCAGTTTTTAGGGGACGATATGAAAGCCACAGATACACTGAAATCCCAGCAATTTACGACTTTTAGAGGATTAAATTACGCTCTAGAATCCATATTGAAGGATGATATGAGAGAACTGATAAAAAGCGGAAAAAAGTTCGATTTAATAATCACAGAAGCATGTGTCAGATTCTCGACAGTGTTTTCAGAAGTATTCCAATCACCAATGGTGTTGATTAGCACACTCGGAGGAAGTTTCGATACCTTCCGTATGGTCTCATCACCGGAGCAACCGATACTGTATCCCATTGGCATCAGAAAGAGATTCACAAATTTAACAGAAATGGAGAAAGTTGTGGAGACGTACCGACATTTTGATTtgcttaaattgttttatgataTGGGTGAATTTGATGAGGAAATGGTGAGGAAGTACTTGGGTGATGACTTTCCATCAAtacacgaaataaataataatatagatttgattatgttaaatttacaTCCGTTGTGGGATTCCAATCGACCGGTACCGTCTAATGTGATATATCTAGGTGGCTTGCAGTTACAAGAGCATAAAGAATTGTCACag GACCTACAGACTATACTGGACGGATCAAAAGAAGTGATCTTTATGAGTTTTGGAAGTGCCGTGCGTTCGTCTATACTGAATCGCAAGAAAATTGATATGTTTGTGAAGGTCCTGTCAGAGCTACCATATACAGTGTTGTGGAAATGGGATACGGAAGTGGAAAATTTACCGGAAAACTTTATAATTAGGAAGTGGTTCCCACAGCGTGACTTACTGA GACACCCCAAAATAAAGCTCTTCATCACGCAAGGTGGTCTTCAGTCCGTGGATGAATCCATAGATGCCAGAGTGCCAATGGTGGGCGTGCCAGTACTTTGGGATCAATTTTACAATGTGCATAAAATTGCTGATCTCCAAATTGGTGTCATGTGCGACGTCCAAACAGTTTCTGAAGAACAATTCAGAAATGCTGTCGTAGATGTACTAACAGATCAAAG GTACCGTATCAACATAAATAAACTACGAAATGTCATGAACGAAAAGCGACAGCGTTCCCTGGAGAAAGCAATATGGTGGATTGAATATGTTGCACAACACAAGGGCGCCAAGCATTTGCGTTCACCGGCTTTTAATATGAGTATCAGAGAGTATTACGAACTTGATTTGGTGTTATCTGTAATACTGTTCATTATGATTATAATGTTCCTTGTTATTcggcttttaaaatattgttgtgTCTTGTGTATAGGTGTTAGGCGTGATACAAAAGTGCGTTTAGAGTAA
- the LOC125058169 gene encoding UDP-glucosyltransferase 2-like, which translates to MVLLLSVLLIKFAFCDSANILFLAITPLHSHQTALRPVYMELASRGHQMTVVSCLQPNEVHENITHIYLEQTLHGLSRFLEADMKGADTLKSQQTRTFNTAKHILESILKDDMRELIKSGRKFDLIITEACVRFSTVFSEVFQSPMVLVSTLGGSFDTFRMVSSPEQPILYPIGIRKRFTNLTEMEKVVETYRHFELLKLYYDMGEFDEEVVRKYLGDDFPSIHEINNNIDLFMLNLHPLWDSNRPVPSNVIYLGGLQLQEHKELSQDLHTILDESEGVIFMSFGSSVRSSILNRKKIDMFVKVLSELPYTVMWKWDTEVENLPENFIVRKWFPQRDLLKHPKIKLFVTQGGLQSADESIDARVPMVGVPVLWDQFYNVHKIAELQIGVKCDVETVSEEQFRNAVIDVLTDQRYRININKLRNVMNEKRQRSLEKAIWWIEYVAQHKGAKHLRSPAFNMSIREYYELDLVLSVILFVMILMFLVIRLLKYCCVLCCVSCIRRDRKVRLE; encoded by the exons ATGGTGCTGTTGTTATCAGTtctgttaataaaatttgcgTTTTGTGATAGTGCGAACATTTTATTTCTGGCCATAACACCGCTGCACAGTCACCAAACAGCTTTAAGACCTGTGTACATGGAGTTGGCCAGCCGTGGTCATCAGATGACCGTGGTTTCATGTTTACAACCGAACGAAGTACACGAAAATATAACGCACATATATTTGGAGCAGACTTTACACGGCCTCTCCCGGTTTTTAGAGGCCGATATGAAAGGCGCGGATACCCTGAAATCCCAGCAAACTAGGACTTTTAATACCGCAAAACACATTTTAGAGTCCATATTGAAGGATGATATGAGAGAACTGATAAAAAGCGGAAGAAAGTTCGATTTAATAATCACAGAAGCATGTGTCAGATTCTCGACAGTGTTTTCAGAAGTATTCCAATCACCAATGGTGTTGGTAAGCACACTCGGAGGAAGTTTCGATACCTTCCGTATGGTCTCATCACCGGAGCAACCGATACTGTATCCCATTGGCATCAGAAAGAGATTCACAAATTTAACAGAAATGGAGAAAGTTGTGGAGACGTACCGACATTTTGAATTgcttaaattgtattatgatATGGGTGAATTTGATGAGGAGGTGGTGAGGAAGTATTTGGGTGATGACTTTCCATCAAtacacgaaataaataataatatagatttgtttatgttaaatttacaTCCGTTGTGGGATTCCAATCGACCAGTACCGTCTAATGTGATATATCTAGGTGGCTTGCAGTTACAGGAGCATAAAGAATTGTCACag GACTTACATACTATACTGGACGAATCAGAAGGAGTGATCTTTATGAGTTTTGGAAGTAGCGTGCGTTCGTCTATACTGAATCGCAAGAAAATTGATATGTTTGTGAAGGTCCTGTCAGAGCTACCATATACAGTGATGTGGAAATGGGATACGGAAGTGGAAAATTTACCGGAAAACTTTATAGTTAGGAAGTGGTTCCCCCAGCGTGACTTACTGA AACACCCCAAAATAAAGCTCTTCGTCACGCAAGGTGGTCTTCAGTCCGCGGATGAATCCATAGATGCCAGAGTGCCAATGGTGGGCGTGCCAGTACTTTGGGATCAATTTTACAACGTGCATAAAATTGCTGAACTACAGATTGGTGTCAAGTGCGACGTCGAAACAGTTTCTGAAGAACAATTCAGAAATGCTGTCATAGATGTACTTACAGATCAAAG GTACCgcatcaatataaataaactacgaAATGTCATGAACGAAAAGCGACAGCGTTCCCTGGAGAAAGCAATATGGTGGATTGAATATGTCGCACAACACAAGGGCGCCAAGCATTTACGATCACCGGCTTTTAATATGAGTATCAGAGAATATTATGAACTTGATTTGGTGTTATCTGTAATACTGTTCGTTATGATTTTAATGTTCCTTGTTATTcggcttttaaaatattgttgtgTCTTGTGTTGTGTGTCGTGTATTAGACGTGATAGAAAAGTGCGTTTAGAGTAA